From a single Streptomyces misionensis genomic region:
- a CDS encoding tautomerase family protein — MPFANFKVPEKTLTPKQKELIVTRTTELYVELYGERARANTMVLVEEVTDGGWGIGGDVLTLAMLGEATPTEDA; from the coding sequence ATGCCCTTCGCGAACTTCAAGGTTCCCGAGAAGACCCTCACCCCGAAGCAGAAGGAGCTGATCGTCACCCGCACCACCGAGCTGTACGTCGAGCTGTACGGCGAGCGCGCCCGCGCCAACACCATGGTCCTGGTCGAAGAGGTCACCGACGGCGGCTGGGGCATCGGGGGTGACGTCCTGACGCTGGCCATGCTGGGCGAGGCGACACCGACCGAGGACGCCTGA
- a CDS encoding helix-turn-helix transcriptional regulator yields the protein MNLPELGAFLRSRRDRIRPADVGLPQGPRRRVPGLRREEVAQLAGLSADYYTELERGSAKHGAQPSAQTLAALARALRLNGDERDHLFHLAERPVPRSAHGPSAHVQPALLGLLDRLSNTPARVITDLHETLVENEPARALLGASPAQRGPAASYVYRWFTDPRAREIHPPEDHPRHSRVFVADLRAAAARRGRDAEVARMVAALRRRSPEFAALWDTHDVAVRRMDHKRIVHPLLGVIELDCHNLLSEDGRQRLLWFTAPPGSPGAEQLELLSVIGTQDLGPSENTAPQGLAARESGSQR from the coding sequence GTGAACCTTCCAGAGCTCGGCGCCTTCCTCAGGTCCCGCCGCGACCGCATCCGCCCCGCCGACGTCGGTCTCCCGCAGGGCCCGCGCCGTCGTGTCCCCGGGCTGCGCCGCGAGGAAGTCGCCCAGCTGGCAGGGCTGTCGGCCGACTACTACACCGAGTTGGAACGCGGCAGCGCGAAGCACGGAGCGCAGCCCTCGGCGCAGACGCTGGCCGCCCTCGCCCGAGCCCTGCGCCTGAACGGTGACGAGCGCGACCACCTCTTCCACCTGGCCGAACGGCCGGTCCCCCGATCGGCCCACGGACCGTCGGCGCATGTGCAGCCCGCGCTCCTCGGACTGCTGGACCGGCTGTCCAACACCCCCGCGCGCGTCATCACCGACCTGCACGAGACCCTGGTGGAGAACGAGCCGGCCCGGGCCCTGCTCGGCGCGTCCCCGGCACAGCGCGGCCCGGCGGCGAGCTACGTGTACCGCTGGTTCACCGATCCGCGGGCGCGCGAGATCCACCCGCCCGAGGACCACCCCCGCCACTCCCGGGTGTTCGTGGCCGACCTCCGGGCGGCGGCCGCCCGGCGCGGCCGGGACGCGGAGGTCGCGAGGATGGTCGCCGCGTTGCGCCGGCGCAGCCCGGAGTTCGCGGCCCTCTGGGACACCCATGACGTCGCGGTGCGCCGCATGGACCACAAGCGGATCGTCCACCCCCTGCTCGGCGTCATCGAACTCGACTGCCACAACCTGCTCAGCGAGGACGGACGCCAACGGCTGCTGTGGTTCACCGCGCCGCCCGGCAGCCCGGGAGCCGAGCAGCTGGAGCTGCTGTCCGTCATAGGGACCCAGGACCTGGGCCCCAGCGAGAACACGGCACCGCAGGGGCTCGCCGCCCGGGAATCCGGATCGCAGCGCTGA
- a CDS encoding phosphatidylglycerol lysyltransferase domain-containing protein, whose protein sequence is MPAPQSTLPSPHAPAQAGPRRTLPSLTPGPRLRAAAASATVWYLRLIAVLNVLAVLSLPFREEVHEHNTSKLFNQQHPHQHVGAFFTPYLATAGLVSAALAIFLTLVMRRRKRAAWLTNLLLAGPLFLVYALGLTQDRYADHVFNWVSAALTGLFVAALLIGRREFNAVGDPSNPKLALAVGAGGLLVTGGLGTLLVHATNKLPGAGLTDEIAYTYLRGISVGVFADRIEHVHAPRWTDITVNALLAAAFCLVLYACFRSPRGKQLLTAADEERLRALLDKHGARDSLGYFALRRDKAAVFSPSGKAAITYRVVGAVSLASGDPIGDPEAWPGAIDAWLAEARRHAWIPAVMGASEEAGTVYARHGLDALELGDEAIVDIADFTLEGRAMRVVRQAHNRVKRAGYTVRVRRHEDIPAEEMAVLVDRADRWRDGATERGFSMALGRLGDPADGRCVMLECRDADGEPRALLSFVPWGEHGLSLDLMRRDRDCENGLMEYMVVELLLGAKELGVERVSLNFAMFRSVFERGARLGAGPVLRLWRSILTFFSRWWQIESLYRANAKYRPVWEPRFLLFAKSSDIPRIGLASARAEGFLTLPVIGERSS, encoded by the coding sequence ATGCCCGCTCCGCAGTCGACCCTGCCCTCGCCCCACGCCCCCGCCCAGGCCGGCCCGCGCCGGACGCTCCCGTCGCTCACCCCCGGCCCGCGGCTGCGCGCCGCGGCGGCCTCGGCCACGGTCTGGTACCTGCGGCTGATCGCCGTACTCAACGTCCTCGCGGTGCTGTCCCTGCCGTTCCGCGAGGAGGTCCACGAGCACAACACCAGCAAGCTCTTCAACCAGCAGCACCCGCACCAGCACGTCGGCGCCTTCTTCACGCCGTACCTGGCCACCGCCGGCCTGGTCTCCGCCGCGCTCGCGATCTTCCTGACGCTGGTGATGCGGCGGCGCAAGCGGGCCGCGTGGCTCACCAACCTGCTGCTCGCCGGCCCGCTCTTCCTGGTCTACGCCCTCGGCCTCACCCAGGACCGGTACGCCGACCACGTCTTCAACTGGGTCTCCGCCGCCCTGACCGGCCTGTTCGTGGCGGCCCTGCTGATCGGCCGGCGCGAGTTCAACGCCGTCGGCGACCCCTCCAACCCCAAGCTGGCGCTGGCCGTCGGCGCGGGCGGCCTGCTGGTCACGGGCGGCCTCGGCACCCTGCTGGTGCACGCCACCAACAAGCTGCCCGGCGCCGGTCTCACCGACGAGATCGCCTACACCTACCTGCGGGGCATCAGCGTCGGCGTCTTCGCCGACCGCATCGAGCACGTGCACGCCCCCCGCTGGACCGACATCACGGTCAACGCGCTGCTCGCCGCGGCCTTCTGCCTCGTCCTGTACGCCTGCTTCCGCTCCCCGCGCGGCAAGCAGCTGCTCACCGCCGCCGACGAGGAGAGACTGCGCGCGCTGCTCGACAAGCACGGCGCCCGCGACTCCCTCGGCTACTTCGCGCTGCGCCGCGACAAGGCGGCCGTCTTCTCCCCCAGCGGCAAGGCGGCGATCACCTACCGCGTCGTCGGCGCGGTCTCCCTCGCCTCCGGCGACCCGATCGGCGACCCGGAGGCGTGGCCCGGTGCCATCGACGCCTGGCTCGCCGAGGCCCGCCGGCACGCGTGGATCCCGGCGGTCATGGGCGCGAGCGAGGAGGCCGGCACCGTCTACGCCCGGCACGGACTCGACGCCCTGGAACTCGGTGACGAGGCCATCGTGGACATCGCCGACTTCACCCTGGAGGGCCGCGCGATGCGCGTGGTCCGCCAGGCCCACAACCGGGTCAAGCGGGCCGGCTACACCGTGCGCGTCCGCCGCCACGAGGACATCCCGGCCGAGGAGATGGCCGTCCTCGTCGACCGCGCCGACCGGTGGCGCGACGGCGCGACCGAGCGCGGCTTCTCCATGGCCCTCGGCCGCCTCGGCGACCCGGCGGACGGCCGCTGCGTGATGCTGGAGTGCCGGGACGCCGACGGCGAGCCCCGCGCCCTGCTCAGCTTCGTGCCCTGGGGCGAGCACGGCCTCTCCCTGGACCTGATGCGCCGCGACCGCGACTGCGAGAACGGTCTGATGGAGTACATGGTCGTCGAGCTGCTGCTGGGCGCGAAGGAGCTGGGGGTGGAACGGGTGTCGCTGAACTTCGCGATGTTCCGCTCGGTCTTCGAGCGCGGCGCCCGCCTCGGCGCGGGCCCGGTGCTGCGGCTGTGGCGCTCGATCCTCACCTTCTTCTCACGCTGGTGGCAGATCGAGTCCCTGTACCGGGCCAACGCGAAGTACCGGCCGGTGTGGGAACCCCGCTTCCTGCTCTTCGCCAAGTCCAGCGACATCCCCCGGATCGGTCTGGCCAGCGCCCGGGCGGAGGGGTTCCTCACCCTGCCGGTGATCGGCGAGCGGTCCTCGTAG
- a CDS encoding sensor histidine kinase: MDRLRRTPARRRPKLVSLRTTFAVSFAAVTAAVTILVGIVSYGSAARLVRVDQQSVFSQVVQDVRDEVRQHTMVPEDFSSSRPGHDLVRPARTDVQVLGAQGQITDHGSPVLPVTSRDRAMATARTAGKVAEHKDVRVGDDLFRIATVSLGRGRGAVQVAQEFSDTEDLLRTLQQRTLILTAAVVVAAGLFGWWLARRITRRLVVLTSAAEDVARTRRLGIEVPVAGLDEVGRLGRAFDRMLGRLAQSEEDQRRLVQDAGHELRTPLTSLRTNISLLRRIDELPPDTRDDLVADLTQEARELTDLVNELVDLAAGQSDTEPPQRVDLADIAEDVVGLASRRTGREIVLRAAGDTTTDGRPGMLQRAISNLVENAAKFDRAGKAPIEVQVTGPARPGTVRVEVLDRGPGIAEGDLIRIFDRFYRAADARSLPGSGLGLSIVREVAMAHGGAPFAYRREGGGAVIGFTVGGG; encoded by the coding sequence GTGGACCGCCTGCGCCGGACGCCGGCCAGGCGCCGGCCCAAGCTGGTCTCCCTGCGCACCACCTTCGCCGTCTCCTTCGCCGCCGTCACCGCCGCCGTCACCATCCTCGTCGGCATCGTGTCGTACGGCTCCGCGGCCCGGCTGGTCCGCGTCGACCAGCAGTCGGTGTTCAGCCAGGTCGTCCAGGACGTACGGGACGAGGTGCGCCAGCACACGATGGTCCCCGAGGACTTCTCCTCCTCCCGGCCCGGACACGACCTGGTCCGCCCCGCCCGCACCGACGTCCAGGTGCTCGGCGCGCAGGGGCAGATCACGGACCACGGCAGCCCGGTGCTGCCCGTCACCTCCCGCGACCGGGCGATGGCGACCGCGCGCACGGCCGGGAAGGTCGCCGAGCACAAGGACGTACGGGTCGGCGACGACCTCTTCCGCATCGCCACCGTCTCGCTCGGCCGCGGCCGGGGCGCGGTACAGGTCGCGCAGGAGTTCAGCGACACCGAGGACCTGCTGCGCACCCTCCAGCAGCGGACGCTGATCCTGACGGCGGCCGTGGTGGTGGCGGCCGGTCTGTTCGGCTGGTGGCTGGCCCGCCGGATCACCCGGCGCCTGGTGGTGCTCACCTCCGCCGCCGAGGACGTCGCCCGCACCCGTCGCCTGGGCATCGAGGTGCCGGTGGCGGGGCTGGACGAGGTGGGGCGGCTCGGCCGCGCCTTCGACCGGATGCTGGGACGGCTCGCGCAGTCGGAGGAGGACCAGCGGCGGCTGGTCCAGGACGCAGGCCACGAGCTGCGCACGCCGCTCACCTCGCTGCGCACCAACATCTCGCTGCTGCGGCGCATCGACGAGCTGCCGCCGGACACCCGGGACGACCTGGTCGCCGACCTCACCCAGGAGGCGCGCGAACTCACCGATCTGGTCAACGAGTTGGTCGACCTCGCCGCCGGGCAGTCCGACACCGAGCCGCCCCAGCGGGTCGACCTCGCCGACATCGCGGAGGACGTGGTGGGGCTGGCGTCACGGCGCACCGGGCGGGAGATCGTGCTGCGGGCCGCCGGGGACACCACGACCGACGGCCGGCCCGGGATGCTGCAACGGGCCATCTCCAACCTGGTCGAGAACGCGGCCAAGTTCGACCGTGCGGGCAAGGCGCCGATCGAGGTCCAGGTGACGGGCCCGGCGCGGCCGGGGACGGTACGGGTGGAGGTGCTGGACCGGGGCCCCGGGATCGCGGAGGGCGACCTGATCCGGATCTTCGACCGCTTCTACCGGGCCGCCGACGCGCGCTCCCTGCCGGGCTCCGGGCTCGGTCTGTCCATCGTCCGGGAGGTCGCGATGGCGCACGGGGGCGCGCCGTTCGCCTACCGGCGGGAGGGCGGCGGCGCGGTGATCGGCTTCACGGTGGGCGGGGGCTGA
- a CDS encoding SDR family oxidoreductase, with the protein MPVPTSPDATGGPARPSGEPRVAIVTGGSRGIGRGTVGRLAADGYGLVVGYAGNRAEAEAAVREAEAGGGRAIAVRADVADEHAVAALFDAAEAEFGGIDVVVHAAGRVRMAPIAEMDLADLDDLHRTNIRGTFVVVRQAARRVRPGGAIVTFSTSVVGLAFPTYGAYAASKGAVEALTPILARELRGRDVTANAVAPGPTATDGFLDGKDEETIARLAARAPLERLGTTADIAEVVAFLASPAGHWVNGQVVRANGGII; encoded by the coding sequence ATGCCCGTCCCCACCTCCCCCGACGCGACCGGCGGCCCGGCCCGGCCCTCCGGCGAGCCCCGGGTCGCGATCGTCACCGGCGGCTCGCGCGGCATCGGCCGCGGGACCGTCGGCCGGCTGGCCGCCGACGGCTACGGCCTCGTGGTCGGCTACGCCGGGAACCGGGCCGAGGCCGAGGCCGCCGTGCGGGAGGCCGAGGCCGGCGGCGGCCGGGCGATCGCGGTGCGCGCCGACGTCGCCGACGAACACGCGGTCGCGGCCCTGTTCGACGCGGCCGAGGCGGAGTTCGGCGGCATCGACGTCGTCGTGCACGCGGCCGGACGGGTGCGCATGGCGCCGATCGCCGAGATGGACCTCGCGGACCTGGACGACCTGCACCGCACCAACATCCGCGGCACCTTCGTCGTCGTCCGGCAGGCCGCCCGCCGGGTGCGCCCCGGCGGGGCGATCGTGACGTTCTCCACGTCCGTGGTCGGACTGGCGTTCCCGACCTACGGCGCGTACGCCGCGAGCAAGGGCGCGGTCGAGGCGCTGACCCCGATCCTGGCCCGGGAACTGCGGGGCCGGGACGTCACCGCCAACGCCGTCGCCCCCGGGCCCACGGCCACGGACGGCTTCCTGGACGGCAAGGACGAGGAGACCATCGCCCGCCTGGCCGCCCGGGCCCCGCTGGAACGGCTCGGCACCACGGCCGACATCGCCGAGGTGGTCGCCTTCCTAGCCTCCCCGGCCGGCCACTGGGTCAACGGACAGGTCGTCCGGGCCAACGGCGGAATCATCTGA
- a CDS encoding response regulator transcription factor, whose amino-acid sequence MLLAEDDRAIRHALERALTLEGYEVTAVADGVEALAQAHKTPPDVLVLDVMMPGIDGLQVCRVLRAEGDRTPILMLTALVETADRIAGLDAGADDYVVKPFDVEEVFARLRALLRRTSPVPAATSGGDGAGRGEPQLSDRQIEAAGLRMDLQARRVWRGKRELELTRTEFELLELLVRNAGIVLDHSTIYDRIWGYDFGPGSKNLAVYVGYLRRKLDEPGAPQLIHTVRGVGYVLRED is encoded by the coding sequence GTGCTGCTCGCCGAAGACGACCGTGCCATTCGCCATGCCCTGGAGCGTGCCCTGACCCTGGAAGGGTACGAGGTGACGGCGGTGGCGGACGGCGTCGAGGCGCTCGCGCAGGCCCACAAGACCCCGCCGGACGTCCTCGTGCTCGACGTGATGATGCCCGGCATCGACGGCCTCCAGGTCTGCCGCGTGCTGCGCGCCGAGGGCGACCGCACCCCCATCCTCATGCTCACCGCCCTCGTCGAGACCGCCGACCGCATCGCGGGCCTGGACGCCGGCGCCGACGACTACGTGGTCAAGCCCTTCGACGTCGAGGAGGTCTTCGCCCGGCTGCGCGCCCTGCTGCGCCGCACCAGCCCGGTCCCCGCCGCGACGAGCGGCGGCGACGGCGCCGGCCGGGGCGAGCCCCAGCTGTCCGACCGGCAGATCGAGGCCGCCGGCCTGCGCATGGACCTCCAGGCCCGCCGCGTCTGGCGCGGCAAGCGGGAGCTGGAGCTGACCCGCACCGAGTTCGAGCTGCTGGAACTGCTGGTCCGCAACGCCGGCATCGTGCTCGACCACTCCACCATCTACGACCGTATCTGGGGCTACGACTTCGGCCCCGGCTCCAAGAACCTCGCCGTCTACGTCGGCTATCTGCGCCGCAAGCTGGACGAGCCCGGCGCCCCCCAGCTGATCCACACGGTGCGGGGCGTGGGTTACGTGCTGCGGGAGGACTGA
- a CDS encoding M55 family metallopeptidase, producing MRVYMSADMEGVTGLVDADDVQPGGRDYERGRSMMAEDVNAAVRGALAAGASDVLVNDAHGPMRNLLPEALLPAVRLVRGKPKQMGMLEGLTGEYDAMVCVGYHSRAGAPGVLSHSFMGHEIEDIWLDGRPVGEIGLAHATAAALGVPVVALTGDDAACAEMAEWDASVVTVPVKYAHGRFAAELRPEAEARKAIEEAVAGALAALPARPAPPAGEAVLTVRWQSAAVPATLLGLPGVTAEDGRTVRASGPLASLYRQFGVWMRVASSLTNQAPYC from the coding sequence ATGCGTGTGTACATGAGTGCGGACATGGAGGGCGTCACCGGCCTCGTCGACGCCGACGACGTCCAGCCGGGCGGCCGGGACTACGAGCGCGGCCGCTCCATGATGGCGGAGGACGTGAACGCGGCGGTGCGCGGCGCGCTGGCGGCCGGCGCGAGCGACGTCCTCGTCAACGACGCCCACGGTCCGATGCGCAACCTCCTCCCCGAAGCCCTGCTCCCGGCCGTCCGGCTGGTGCGCGGCAAGCCCAAGCAGATGGGCATGCTGGAGGGGCTGACCGGGGAGTACGACGCGATGGTCTGCGTCGGCTACCACTCCAGGGCCGGCGCCCCGGGCGTGCTCAGCCACAGCTTCATGGGGCACGAGATCGAGGACATCTGGCTGGACGGGCGCCCGGTCGGTGAGATCGGCCTCGCCCACGCCACGGCGGCGGCGCTGGGCGTGCCGGTGGTGGCGCTCACCGGTGACGACGCGGCGTGCGCCGAGATGGCGGAGTGGGACGCGTCGGTGGTCACGGTCCCGGTGAAGTACGCCCACGGCCGGTTCGCGGCCGAGCTGCGGCCGGAGGCGGAGGCCCGCAAGGCGATCGAGGAGGCGGTGGCGGGCGCCCTCGCCGCGCTTCCGGCCCGCCCGGCCCCGCCCGCCGGCGAGGCCGTCCTCACCGTCCGCTGGCAGTCCGCCGCCGTCCCCGCGACCCTGCTCGGCCTCCCCGGCGTCACCGCCGAGGACGGCCGCACCGTCCGGGCGAGCGGCCCCCTCGCCTCCCTCTACCGCCAGTTCGGCGTGTGGATGCGCGTGGCGTCGTCCCTGACCAACCAGGCGCCGTACTGCTAG
- a CDS encoding sensor histidine kinase has product MNRALRIRRRLAPRTMRGRLSLVALTTAALLMTVLTVVFNAVMDRHLEHQADDELRNRAAAVATTVDTRGSRVRVLETANDRLLDANVWIYAGRRLLEKPPSATPGSPPARVADRLAGLSGPACATARSHGHPAVRVCSEPIPGRHAAATVVTALDLAPYRGSADTLLLGSLVLDAVMLGCTYLLTRLSVGRALRPVRTMTDQATQWSAIGSDERFGAEHHPAELARLGASLDQLLDRIRTVLRHERQLTGELSHELRTPLTRIVMELDWWRARPRTDAETRATQEVIAEAARSMRTICDTLLDDARENALSPASAPGTTDVVPVLGRLTRCLGAPDRVRTSVEAEEPVLEAGVAPALLERILSPLLANAARYARFRVTVSARRAAGAVGIDVVDDGPGVPEAFVAELFQPGRRADADDGHDGAGLGLPLARRLARAVGGEVSYDPAHAPGAKFTVSLPAG; this is encoded by the coding sequence ATGAACCGCGCCCTCCGGATCCGCCGCCGTCTGGCCCCCCGCACGATGCGCGGCCGGCTCTCGCTCGTCGCGCTGACCACCGCGGCCCTGCTGATGACGGTCCTGACCGTGGTGTTCAACGCCGTGATGGACCGGCACCTGGAGCACCAGGCCGACGACGAACTGCGCAACCGTGCGGCGGCGGTGGCCACGACTGTCGACACGCGCGGCTCCCGGGTGCGCGTCCTGGAGACCGCCAACGACCGCCTCCTCGACGCCAACGTGTGGATCTACGCGGGCCGGCGGCTGCTGGAGAAGCCGCCGTCCGCCACGCCCGGCAGCCCGCCGGCCCGGGTCGCGGACCGGCTGGCCGGGCTGTCCGGGCCCGCCTGCGCGACCGCGCGGTCCCACGGTCACCCGGCGGTCCGGGTCTGCTCCGAGCCCATACCCGGCCGGCATGCCGCCGCCACCGTCGTCACGGCGCTGGACCTCGCCCCGTACCGCGGCTCGGCCGACACCCTGCTGCTGGGCTCGCTCGTCCTCGACGCCGTGATGCTCGGCTGCACCTACCTGCTCACCCGGCTGTCCGTCGGCCGGGCGCTGCGCCCGGTGCGGACGATGACCGACCAGGCGACCCAGTGGAGCGCCATAGGCTCCGACGAACGCTTCGGCGCCGAGCACCACCCCGCCGAACTCGCCCGTCTGGGGGCCTCGTTGGACCAGCTCCTGGACCGCATCCGCACCGTGCTGCGCCATGAGCGGCAGCTGACGGGAGAGCTGTCCCACGAACTGCGCACGCCGCTCACCCGGATCGTGATGGAACTCGACTGGTGGCGGGCCCGCCCGCGCACGGACGCCGAGACCCGCGCCACGCAGGAAGTGATCGCCGAGGCCGCGCGGTCCATGCGCACCATCTGCGACACCCTGCTGGACGACGCCCGCGAGAACGCGCTGAGCCCGGCGTCGGCCCCGGGAACGACCGACGTCGTGCCCGTCCTGGGCCGGCTGACCCGGTGCCTCGGCGCACCGGACCGGGTGAGGACCTCGGTGGAGGCGGAGGAACCGGTCCTGGAGGCGGGCGTCGCCCCCGCGCTCCTCGAACGCATCCTCAGCCCGCTGCTCGCCAACGCCGCGCGCTACGCCCGCTTCCGCGTGACCGTGTCCGCGCGGCGCGCCGCCGGGGCCGTCGGGATCGACGTCGTCGACGACGGCCCCGGCGTGCCGGAGGCGTTCGTGGCCGAGCTGTTCCAGCCCGGCCGCCGCGCCGACGCCGACGACGGACACGACGGCGCCGGCCTCGGACTGCCGCTGGCGCGGCGCCTGGCCCGCGCCGTCGGCGGGGAGGTGTCCTACGACCCCGCTCACGCGCCCGGGGCGAAGTTCACGGTCAGCCTGCCCGCCGGATGA
- a CDS encoding nuclease-related domain-containing protein: MSGLQVSVWKRYGHDRLYVNQPDGKKVAWFDRRTGYLELLAEEQRDAVLDALAPYLAASSLPAAHKALRSKDDLAGNRPGHALQTKVDELAPGFWRWALARLSGRRLEVDSWRTGLAGERRVGVELERLVPRGWRVLHSIPLAGDVDIDHVLIGPGGVFCVNTKCHRGARVWVGDDSVRIGGQSYPYVRKSRAEARRASVALTHACGFPVEAQPVLAFVAVAELRIMPSLRDVRVLQERDIAAFKHLKTGWGPDKVELVYTAARDRRTWVRS; the protein is encoded by the coding sequence GTGAGCGGCTTACAGGTCTCCGTATGGAAGCGTTACGGCCATGACCGTCTCTACGTGAATCAGCCGGATGGCAAGAAGGTCGCATGGTTTGACCGCCGCACGGGGTATCTGGAGCTTCTGGCCGAGGAGCAGCGGGACGCGGTGCTCGACGCCCTCGCTCCCTACCTTGCAGCTTCATCTTTGCCTGCAGCGCACAAGGCACTGCGTTCTAAGGACGACCTTGCGGGGAACCGCCCAGGGCACGCGCTGCAGACGAAGGTGGACGAACTGGCGCCCGGCTTCTGGCGGTGGGCGTTGGCCAGGTTGTCCGGTAGGCGCCTGGAGGTGGACAGCTGGCGTACCGGACTGGCCGGCGAGCGTCGTGTGGGAGTGGAGCTGGAGAGGCTGGTGCCGCGAGGCTGGCGAGTACTGCATTCCATACCCCTGGCAGGCGATGTCGACATCGACCACGTCCTGATCGGGCCGGGCGGGGTCTTTTGTGTCAACACGAAGTGCCATCGCGGGGCACGTGTGTGGGTGGGCGATGACTCGGTTCGAATAGGCGGCCAGTCGTACCCCTACGTGCGGAAAAGCCGAGCAGAGGCGCGTCGGGCGTCGGTCGCGCTGACGCATGCATGTGGCTTCCCCGTCGAGGCGCAGCCGGTGCTCGCCTTCGTTGCGGTGGCAGAGCTACGGATCATGCCGTCACTCCGAGACGTGCGTGTCCTTCAGGAGCGCGACATCGCGGCGTTCAAGCACCTCAAGACTGGCTGGGGACCGGACAAGGTCGAGTTGGTGTACACGGCGGCACGTGATCGCCGCACATGGGTTCGCTCCTGA
- a CDS encoding response regulator transcription factor encodes MRPRILVVEDDHALRDVLRRGLYDEDFEPVPAADGATALRLATSGIAAAVLDVGLPDADGRDVCQAMRANGFPGPVIFLTARHHLTDRLSGFSAGGDDYLPKPFHLAELAARLRALLRRTAPAAVVAAGDLVLDAVDHSMTVHGVRAALSPTEFRLLATLAAADGSLVRRRDLVRAGWPEGAQVSDNTLDQYLSRLRRKLRETGSRLSIGTARGIGHRLS; translated from the coding sequence ATGCGCCCCAGGATCCTTGTCGTCGAAGACGATCACGCCCTGCGGGACGTGCTGCGCCGGGGTCTGTACGACGAGGACTTCGAGCCGGTCCCGGCCGCCGACGGCGCCACCGCCCTGCGCCTGGCCACGTCCGGCATCGCGGCGGCCGTCCTGGACGTCGGCCTGCCCGACGCGGACGGCCGGGACGTGTGCCAGGCGATGCGCGCCAACGGCTTCCCCGGCCCCGTGATCTTCCTGACCGCCCGGCACCACCTCACCGACCGCCTCTCCGGCTTCTCCGCGGGCGGCGACGACTACCTGCCCAAGCCCTTCCACCTCGCGGAACTGGCCGCGAGACTGCGCGCGCTCCTCAGGCGGACCGCCCCGGCGGCGGTGGTCGCGGCCGGGGACCTGGTCCTGGACGCGGTGGACCACAGCATGACCGTGCACGGCGTCCGTGCCGCGCTGTCCCCGACCGAGTTCCGGCTGCTGGCCACCCTCGCCGCCGCCGACGGGTCCCTCGTGCGCCGCCGGGACCTGGTGCGGGCCGGCTGGCCCGAGGGGGCCCAGGTCAGCGACAACACCCTGGACCAGTACCTGAGCCGGCTGCGCCGCAAGCTGCGGGAGACCGGCAGCCGCCTGTCGATCGGCACGGCGCGGGGGATCGGACACCGCCTGTCATGA